A part of Gossypium hirsutum isolate 1008001.06 chromosome A07, Gossypium_hirsutum_v2.1, whole genome shotgun sequence genomic DNA contains:
- the LOC107960046 gene encoding uncharacterized protein, whose amino-acid sequence MAKTNFGSFFNKFLSLFIRLLHLGCFIFTAKDHQKPPKKRKHWPLSPSSPSHKPHANKSLSSTWSYLKRIFTSSKANCKNTIPTHPTAAPTPALTSARNSQQSLVSMVILPETHLSETSLPPPHPESDISSDNPFSPLRNDIFPCTACGEVFQKPHFLEQHQATKHAVSQLLDGDSGKNIVRIIFKTGWTDKVRNPEIHRILKIHNSTKILARFEEYRELVKAKAARNGAVVGRRDERCIADGNELLRFYCSTFMCDLGLNGSSGICSQQYCSVCGIIKSGFSPKMDGISTLSTSWRAHMAVPEDVEEEFKFMNVKRAMLVCRVVAGRVGSEGDETNKEDGGFDSVIGRGGGNMVHHTKVDEEELLVFNPRAVLPCFVIVYTV is encoded by the coding sequence ATGGCAAAAACCAATTTTGGGTCATTCTTCAACAAGTTCCTATCTCTCTTCATCCGTCTTCTTCACCTTGGTTGCTTCATTTTCACTGCCAAAGACCACCAAAAACCACCTAAGAAACGCAAACATTGGCCGCTTTCTCCTTCCTCTCCTTCTCATAAGCCCCACGCCAATAAATCTCTTTCTTCAACTTGGTCTTATCTCAAACGCATTTTTACTTCTTCTAAAGCCAATTGCAAAAACACCATCCCAACACACCCAACAGCCGCCCCCACTCCTGCGTTAACCTCTGCCAGAAACTCCCAACAATCCCTTGTGTCTATGGTTATTCTGCCCGAAACTCATTTATCTGAGACCTCTCTTCCTCCACCTCATCCGGAATCCGACATCTCTTCTGACAACCCCTTCTCCCCTCTACGTAATGATATCTTCCCCTGCACTGCTTGCGGTGAGGTTTTCCAAAAACCCCATTTTCTTGAGCAACACCAGGCCACCAAACACGCCGTCTCCCAACTCCTTGATGGTGATTCAGGGAAGAACATAGTCCGGATCATTTTCAAAACAGGTTGGACCGACAAAGTTAGGAACCCTGAAATCCATCGTATTTTGAAGATCCATAACAGCACAAAGATTCTAGCGAGGTTCGAAGAATACAGGGAGCTTGTGAAAGCGAAAGCTGCTAGGAATGGTGCCGTAGTGGGGAGACGAGACGAGAGGTGCATAGCCGATGGGAACGAGCTGTTGAGATTTTACTGTTCAACATTCATGTGTGATCTGGGACTTAATGGGAGTTCCGGCATTTGCAGCCAGCAGTATTGCAGCGTCTGTGGGATAATCAAGTCTGGCTTTTCACCAAAGATGGACGGAATCTCCACGCTATCAACGAGCTGGAGAGCACACATGGCGGTCCCTGAGGATGTAGAGGAAGAGTTCAAGTTCATGAACGTGAAACGGGCCATGCTTGTCTGCCGGGTGGTAGCGGGTAGGGTGGGGTCAGAAGGGGATGAAACAAACAAGGAGGATGGCGGATTTGATTCGGTGATAGGGAGGGGAGGGGGGAATATGGTACATCATACCAAGGTTGATGAAGAAGAGCTTTTAGTTTTCAATCCAAGGGCTGTGCTGCCTTGctttgtgattgtgtacactgtTTGA